A part of Synechococcus sp. KORDI-49 genomic DNA contains:
- the gyrB gene encoding DNA topoisomerase (ATP-hydrolyzing) subunit B, which produces MSDASKVQNAYGAEQIQVLEGLEPVRKRPGMYIGSTGPRGLHHLVYEVVDNSVDEALAGHCDQIVVVLGEDGSASISDNGRGIPTDVHPRTGKSALETVLTVLHAGGKFGSGGYKVSGGLHGVGVSVVNALSEWVEVTVRRQGQVHRQRFERGAPIGSLASEPLPDGEQDRTGTSVCFKPDQEIFTVGIIFDYATLSARLRELAYLNGGVRIVFRDERESAREADGSAHEEIYFYEGGIKEYVSYMNKEKEALHPEIIYVNSEKDGVQVEAALQWCADAYSDSILGFANNIRTVDGGTHIEGLKTVLTRTLNAFAKKLGKRKEADSNLAGENIREGLTAVLSVKVPEPEFEGQTKTKLGNTEVRGIVDNLVGESLSQFLEFNPSVIGLILEKAIQAFNAAEAARRARELVRRKSVLESSTLPGKLADCSSRDPGESEIYIVEGDSAGGSAKQGRDRRFQAILPLRGKILNIEKTDDAKIYKNTEIQALITALGLGIKGEDFDEKNLRYHRIVIMTDADVDGAHIRTLILTFFYRYQKALVEGGYIYIACPPLYKVERGKNHTYCYNESDLQKTLKGFGEKANYTIQRFKGLGEMMPKQLWETTMDPSTRMMKRIEIEDALEADRIFTILMGDKVAPRREFIETHSAELDMAALDI; this is translated from the coding sequence ATGAGCGACGCTTCCAAGGTCCAGAACGCTTACGGCGCTGAGCAGATTCAGGTGCTGGAAGGGCTGGAGCCCGTCCGGAAACGCCCCGGCATGTACATCGGCTCCACAGGGCCGAGGGGTCTCCATCACTTGGTCTACGAGGTGGTGGATAACTCGGTGGATGAGGCTCTGGCAGGTCACTGCGATCAGATCGTGGTGGTTCTGGGGGAGGACGGCTCCGCTTCGATCAGTGACAACGGCCGCGGCATCCCCACGGATGTGCATCCCCGCACCGGCAAGAGCGCCCTGGAGACGGTGCTCACCGTTCTGCATGCCGGGGGCAAGTTCGGCTCCGGTGGTTACAAGGTGTCAGGCGGTCTGCACGGTGTCGGTGTCTCCGTCGTCAACGCCCTCAGTGAATGGGTGGAGGTCACGGTGCGGCGTCAGGGCCAGGTGCACCGTCAGCGCTTCGAGCGGGGTGCGCCCATCGGCAGCCTTGCGTCGGAACCGCTCCCCGACGGGGAACAGGACCGCACCGGCACCAGCGTGTGTTTCAAGCCCGATCAGGAGATCTTCACGGTCGGGATCATCTTTGATTACGCCACCCTCTCGGCACGGTTGCGGGAGCTCGCCTATCTCAATGGCGGTGTCCGCATCGTGTTCCGTGATGAGCGTGAATCAGCCCGCGAAGCCGATGGATCTGCCCACGAGGAAATTTATTTCTACGAGGGTGGCATCAAGGAATACGTCTCCTACATGAACAAGGAGAAGGAAGCCCTTCATCCTGAGATCATCTATGTGAATTCCGAGAAGGATGGCGTTCAGGTGGAGGCCGCGTTGCAGTGGTGCGCCGATGCCTATTCCGACAGCATTCTCGGCTTCGCCAACAACATCCGCACCGTGGATGGTGGCACGCATATCGAAGGCCTGAAGACGGTGCTCACCCGCACCCTCAACGCCTTCGCCAAGAAGCTCGGAAAGCGCAAGGAAGCCGATTCCAACCTCGCCGGAGAGAACATCCGTGAGGGGCTCACCGCCGTGCTCTCGGTGAAGGTGCCGGAGCCGGAATTTGAGGGTCAGACCAAGACGAAGCTGGGCAACACCGAGGTGCGTGGCATCGTCGACAATCTGGTCGGTGAGTCGCTCAGTCAGTTCCTCGAATTCAACCCCTCCGTGATCGGCCTGATCCTGGAGAAAGCGATCCAGGCCTTCAATGCTGCCGAAGCGGCTCGGCGGGCCAGGGAGCTGGTGCGCCGCAAGAGTGTGCTGGAGAGTTCCACGCTTCCCGGCAAGCTGGCCGACTGCAGTTCCCGTGATCCGGGCGAATCTGAGATCTACATCGTGGAGGGAGATTCCGCTGGCGGGTCAGCGAAACAGGGGCGTGACCGACGCTTCCAGGCCATCCTTCCGCTGCGCGGAAAGATCCTCAACATCGAGAAGACCGACGACGCCAAGATCTACAAGAACACCGAGATTCAGGCGTTGATCACGGCGCTCGGGCTTGGCATCAAGGGAGAAGACTTCGATGAAAAGAATCTCCGCTATCACCGCATTGTGATCATGACTGATGCGGATGTTGATGGCGCTCACATCCGCACGTTGATTCTCACTTTCTTCTATCGCTACCAAAAAGCGTTGGTTGAAGGGGGTTATATCTACATCGCCTGTCCGCCGCTCTACAAAGTGGAGCGGGGCAAGAATCACACCTATTGTTATAACGAATCGGATCTGCAGAAAACCCTGAAAGGATTTGGCGAAAAAGCCAACTACACCATTCAGCGGTTCAAGGGCCTTGGAGAAATGATGCCCAAGCAGTTATGGGAAACCACCATGGATCCCAGCACGCGGATGATGAAGCGCATCGAAATTGAAGATGCACTGGAAGCGGATCGCATCTTCACGATTCTGATGGGCGACAAAGTGGCGCCCCGTCGGGAATTCATCGAAACCCACAGCGCTGAACTCGATATGGCGGCTCTGGACATCTGA
- the cysE gene encoding serine O-acetyltransferase has protein sequence MFDHIRADLAIIRERDPAARGWLEILSCYPGLHALTLHRFSHSLWRCRLPLKLLARCISQLGRALTGIEIHPGARIGRGVFIDHGMGVVIGETAEVGNRCLLYQGITLGGTGKEHGKRHPTLGENVVVGAGAKVLGAITIGANTRIGAGSVVVRDVESDCTVVGIPGRVIHQSGVRINPLAHSALPDAEANVIRNLMERIDELESTVLNLQRCLQEVAAGRQVREVCRGEAQSLKDREILEFLGENTG, from the coding sequence ATGTTCGATCACATCCGCGCCGATCTCGCGATCATCCGCGAGCGTGATCCGGCTGCCCGCGGCTGGCTGGAGATCCTGTCCTGCTATCCGGGCCTGCATGCGCTGACGCTGCACCGTTTCAGCCATTCGCTGTGGCGCTGCCGGCTGCCGCTGAAACTGCTGGCCCGCTGCATCAGTCAGCTGGGTCGCGCCCTCACCGGCATCGAGATTCACCCCGGCGCCCGCATCGGCCGCGGCGTGTTCATCGACCACGGCATGGGTGTGGTGATCGGTGAAACCGCTGAGGTCGGCAACCGCTGTTTGCTGTATCAGGGCATCACCCTGGGCGGCACAGGCAAGGAGCACGGCAAGCGCCACCCCACCCTGGGCGAGAACGTGGTGGTCGGTGCCGGCGCCAAGGTGCTCGGCGCGATCACGATCGGTGCCAACACCCGCATCGGAGCCGGGTCGGTGGTGGTGCGCGATGTGGAATCGGACTGCACCGTGGTGGGCATCCCGGGCCGGGTGATCCACCAGAGCGGGGTGCGGATCAATCCCCTGGCCCACTCCGCTCTGCCCGATGCCGAGGCGAATGTGATCCGCAATCTGATGGAGCGGATCGATGAGCTGGAGAGCACCGTGCTCAACCTGCAGCGCTGTCTGCAGGAGGTGGCGGCCGGGCGTCAGGTGCGGGAGGTCTGCCGCGGCGAGGCCCAGAGCCTCAAGGACCGGGAAATTCTTGAATTCCTGGGGGAGAACACCGGCTGA
- a CDS encoding dienelactone hydrolase family protein produces MTISNSRYSDWVQVVDGPVPLQCWWATPVAGQHDIDAITTQKRVAIVLPEVFGVNAWVRGVADRLAAAGVPALAVPLFARTAPELDLAYETSDLAQGRRHKDATTTDQILSDLSAAITWLARICPGAEVSVVGFCFGGHAALLAATLPAVKHSFNFYGAGVSRMRPGGGPPSLALLPSIQGQLTCLCGTADPLIPAEDRAAIQAALRESDPNGNRLRYVELEGADHGFMCDARSSYNPEAARFGWQLLERSLA; encoded by the coding sequence GTGACAATCTCCAACTCCCGATACAGCGACTGGGTTCAGGTGGTGGACGGTCCGGTGCCGCTGCAATGCTGGTGGGCGACCCCCGTTGCTGGTCAGCACGATATTGATGCGATAACTACACAAAAACGTGTAGCTATCGTGCTTCCTGAGGTGTTCGGTGTGAATGCCTGGGTGCGTGGTGTCGCTGATCGTCTCGCCGCCGCAGGAGTGCCGGCTCTGGCGGTGCCGTTGTTCGCCCGCACAGCCCCCGAGCTGGATCTCGCCTATGAAACGTCCGATCTGGCTCAAGGACGGCGTCACAAGGACGCCACCACCACCGATCAGATTCTCAGTGATCTTTCAGCGGCCATCACCTGGCTGGCCCGGATCTGTCCTGGAGCCGAAGTCAGTGTGGTGGGGTTCTGCTTCGGGGGCCACGCCGCTCTGCTGGCGGCCACCCTGCCGGCGGTGAAGCACAGCTTTAATTTCTACGGTGCCGGCGTCAGCCGCATGCGGCCCGGCGGTGGACCGCCCTCCCTCGCACTGCTGCCCAGCATCCAGGGGCAGCTCACCTGTCTGTGCGGCACGGCGGATCCTCTGATCCCTGCTGAGGATCGGGCGGCGATTCAGGCCGCGCTGCGGGAGAGCGACCCGAACGGAAATCGCCTTCGCTACGTGGAGCTGGAGGGGGCGGACCATGGCTTCATGTGCGACGCGCGCAGCAGTTACAACCCAGAGGCGGCCCGTTTCGGATGGCAGCTGCTGGAGCGTTCCCTTGCCTAG
- the miaA gene encoding tRNA (adenosine(37)-N6)-dimethylallyltransferase MiaA: MPSDPLVIVLLGPTASGKTALSLGIAERLGLPVINVDSRQLYREMNLGTAKPTAAQQARVPHHLLDLRPPDQPITLQEFQAEANPCIDAVLKREGMALLVGGSGLYLKALTSGLRPPAVPPQPQLRRQLDALGQTICHPLLQAADPAAAARIAPADAVRTQRALEVLYASGQPMSRQATAEPPPWRVLELGLDPVDLRGRIQQRTEQLYSDGLVEETQRLAERYGDNLPLLQTIGYGEALKVLAGAMQTAEAIRITSQRTRQFAKRQRTWFRRQHNPHWLESNDSEAEAMTLIERHLR; this comes from the coding sequence ATGCCCTCAGACCCGCTGGTGATCGTGCTGCTCGGGCCCACCGCCAGCGGCAAGACGGCCCTCTCCCTGGGGATCGCCGAGCGGCTCGGACTGCCGGTGATCAACGTGGATTCCCGCCAGCTGTATCGGGAGATGAATCTGGGCACCGCGAAGCCCACCGCCGCCCAACAGGCGCGGGTTCCGCACCATCTGCTCGACCTGCGCCCGCCGGACCAGCCGATCACCCTCCAGGAGTTCCAGGCGGAAGCCAACCCCTGCATCGACGCGGTCCTGAAACGGGAAGGGATGGCGCTGCTGGTGGGCGGCAGCGGCCTGTACCTGAAAGCCCTCACCAGTGGCCTGCGACCGCCTGCCGTGCCGCCGCAACCGCAGCTGCGCCGGCAGCTCGACGCGCTCGGCCAGACCATCTGCCACCCGCTGCTGCAAGCCGCGGATCCCGCCGCCGCCGCCCGGATCGCCCCTGCGGATGCCGTGCGCACCCAGCGTGCGCTGGAGGTGCTCTACGCCTCCGGACAACCGATGAGCCGTCAGGCCACGGCGGAGCCGCCGCCGTGGCGGGTGCTCGAGCTGGGGCTCGATCCGGTGGACCTGCGGGGGCGCATTCAGCAGCGGACCGAACAGCTGTACAGCGACGGGCTGGTGGAGGAAACCCAACGCCTGGCAGAGCGTTACGGCGACAACCTGCCGCTGCTGCAGACCATCGGCTACGGCGAGGCGTTGAAGGTGTTGGCAGGGGCGATGCAGACGGCGGAAGCGATCCGGATCACCAGCCAGCGCACCCGTCAGTTCGCCAAGCGGCAGCGCACCTGGTTCCGGCGGCAGCACAACCCCCACTGGCTGGAGAGCAACGATTCCGAAGCGGAGGCGATGACGCTGATCGAGCGACACCTAAGGTGA
- the infC gene encoding translation initiation factor IF-3, giving the protein MPPRPRFDRRAPVRELPNINDRINYPQLRVVDSDGSQLGVISREEALDVARDRELDLVLVSEKADPPVCRIMDYGKFKFEQEKKAKEAKKKSHQTEVKEVKMRYKIDQHDYDVRIGQAQRFLKAGDKVKCTVIFRGREIQHTALAETLLRRMAKDLEEKAEIQQAPKREGRNMIMFLTPRKTPLLKKDEKEAAPSKAVRTIPSPPRPTAAKLAGRQA; this is encoded by the coding sequence ATGCCCCCACGTCCCCGTTTTGATCGTCGTGCTCCTGTGCGGGAGCTGCCCAACATCAACGACCGGATCAATTACCCCCAGCTGCGGGTGGTCGACTCAGACGGCAGTCAGCTCGGCGTGATCAGCAGGGAGGAAGCGCTGGATGTGGCCCGGGACCGGGAGCTGGATCTGGTGCTGGTGAGCGAGAAGGCTGACCCGCCGGTCTGCCGGATCATGGATTACGGCAAGTTCAAGTTCGAGCAGGAAAAGAAAGCCAAAGAGGCCAAGAAAAAGTCGCACCAGACCGAAGTCAAGGAGGTCAAGATGCGCTACAAGATCGACCAGCACGACTACGACGTGCGGATCGGTCAGGCCCAGCGCTTTCTCAAAGCCGGCGACAAGGTGAAGTGCACGGTGATCTTCCGAGGCCGGGAGATTCAGCACACGGCCCTGGCGGAGACGCTGCTGCGGCGGATGGCCAAGGACCTCGAGGAGAAGGCCGAGATCCAGCAGGCACCCAAGCGGGAGGGCCGCAACATGATCATGTTCCTCACTCCGCGCAAGACCCCTCTCCTGAAGAAGGATGAGAAGGAGGCGGCTCCCAGCAAGGCCGTCCGCACCATCCCTTCACCGCCGCGTCCCACCGCCGCCAAGCTGGCCGGCCGCCAGGCCTAG
- a CDS encoding GntR family transcriptional regulator, translated as MRFHIQQESDIPASTQLYNQICFAIAARHYPPGHRLPSTRQLAMQTGLHRNTISKVYRQLETDGVVEAMAGSGIYVRDQQKPREIRTPPHIRNRGVTDLDREVRKCVDGLLNAGCTLQQTREMLTREIDWRLRCGARVLVSTPREDIGASMLISEELEPCLDVPVEVVPMEELESVLESSSNGTVVTSRYFLQPVEDLAKKHGVRAVAVDLNDFRQELAMLKELRPGSCVGLVSISPGILRAAEVILHSMRGNELLLMTATPDVGSRLLALLRASSHVLCDRPSLPLVEQSLRQNRSQLMRMPQVHCAESYLSTDTIELLRKEIGLQTPAAAS; from the coding sequence GTGCGATTCCACATCCAGCAGGAAAGCGACATTCCGGCATCAACCCAGCTGTACAACCAGATCTGCTTTGCCATCGCGGCCCGGCATTACCCCCCCGGCCACCGGCTGCCCAGCACGCGCCAGCTGGCGATGCAGACCGGCCTGCACCGCAACACGATCAGCAAGGTGTACCGGCAGCTGGAAACCGACGGTGTGGTGGAAGCGATGGCCGGATCCGGCATCTATGTGCGCGATCAGCAGAAACCACGGGAGATCCGCACCCCTCCCCACATCCGCAACCGCGGCGTCACCGACCTCGATCGCGAGGTGCGCAAATGCGTGGACGGTCTGCTCAACGCCGGCTGCACCCTGCAGCAGACACGCGAGATGCTCACCCGTGAAATCGACTGGCGGCTGCGCTGCGGCGCCCGGGTGCTGGTCAGCACACCCAGAGAAGACATCGGCGCGTCGATGCTGATCTCCGAGGAACTCGAGCCCTGCCTCGATGTGCCCGTCGAAGTGGTGCCGATGGAAGAGCTGGAAAGCGTGCTGGAGAGTTCCAGCAACGGCACGGTGGTGACCAGCCGCTATTTCCTGCAGCCGGTGGAGGACCTGGCCAAGAAGCACGGGGTGCGTGCCGTCGCCGTGGACCTCAACGACTTCCGCCAGGAACTGGCGATGCTGAAGGAACTCCGCCCCGGCAGCTGCGTGGGCCTGGTGAGCATCAGCCCCGGCATTCTGCGGGCCGCGGAGGTGATCCTCCATTCGATGCGCGGCAACGAACTGCTGCTGATGACCGCCACCCCGGATGTGGGCAGCCGCCTGCTGGCGCTGCTGCGGGCCTCCAGCCACGTGCTGTGCGATCGCCCCAGCCTGCCGCTTGTGGAGCAGAGTTTGCGCCAGAACCGCTCGCAGCTGATGCGCATGCCCCAGGTGCACTGCGCCGAGAGCTACCTCAGCACCGATACGATCGAACTGCTCCGAAAGGAGATCGGCCTGCAGACCCCAGCAGCCGCCAGCTGA